From the Mesorhizobium koreense genome, the window CGTCGGGAAAGAGCGCCTCGAGCATCGGCCGGATAGTGTCGGATATGGTCGCGATCTGCGCGCCGAAGCTCTGGATGCGTCCGCTCCGGATCGGGTCTCCCTCTCGCGACAGCCATTCGATCAGGCGCAGCCTGAGTGCGGTGAGGATGCCGCGGAAACCGTCGGTGAGCGCCTTGTCGCCGGCTTCCCCGCCTTGCGGGCGTGCCAGGCCTTCGAAGGGAAGCCCGAAACCCCATGCCTGTTGCCGTTCCTGCGGCTCGTGGCGGTCGAAGAATTCACGGAATCCCGGAGCGAGGTCGACCTTCGAGAGCAGGAGATAGACCGGATAGCGGCGGCGCGTCCGCCTTTCGATCTCGCGGATGGATTCCGTCGTGGCCTGCGTCAGCGTTTCGTATTCGATGCTGTCGGCAAGCGCGAGGTCGGCCGGCGCGAGGACGAGGAGAATGCCGTTCAGCGGCAGATCCGGGCGCAGTGCCGCGAGCAGCGTGGTCAGTTGCAGGATCGTTTCATGCCCCGTGCCGAGCGGCGCTTCCACGAAAATACCTTCCTTGCCGGCCCACCAGACCGCGTCGCCGATGCGAACGCCGTTACCCAGTTGCAGGTCCGATTGCTTGAGGATGCTGGACTTGCCCGAGCCGCCGGGACCTAGCACAAGGAAAAGCGGCACGCGGTAGCGTGCCCGGAACCCGGAAAGCCCACGGTTTTTCAGAAAGGCGAGGGCCGCGCGCTTCTGGTCGCGCACCGCCATCGCGCGCCCGGTATCTCCCCGGGCGTCCCGTCGCCTTCCGTACCAGCCAAGGAAAACAGGCAGGAACCCCCAGAGGACCAGCGGCGCCACGCTGGCGGCGAAATGCAGGCCGGGTGATGCCAGCCGCGCATCGCGCCATATCAGCCAGCTTGCGGCGAGCGCCACCAGCAGGCCGAGCAGGGTTGCGATGTTCGCCCGCGCCGGCATCTCAGTTTGCCGCCTCCGCGTCGATCAGGAACTCGACGCGCCGGTTCCGCTCGCGCCCTTCCGCGGTCGAGTTGGAAGCGATCGGATCGTTGGATCCCCGGCCGACGGTGGTCACGCGCGACGGGTCGTCCAGCCCCTTGCGCAGCACGCTTGCGGCTGAATCGGCGCGAGCCTTTGAGATCGCCATGTTGTCGCCGAGCTTGCTGCCGTAGGGCACGGCCACGTTATCGGTGTTGCCGGAAACGACGATCGGCCCCTTCTCGTGATTGAGCGCGGCCGCGATGCGGCCGACGAGCGGATCGCTCGCCGAGGCCAGATCGACGCCTCCTGACGGGAAGGACGCGTTGAGCATCCGGATGGCGATCTTGTCGTCTTCTTTCACGAGTTCGACATGCTTGGCGGCGATGTCCGGCGCAAGGAAGCCCTGCAGCCGCTCCATCTGCGTCTTTGGCTTCACCGGCTCGGGGATGTTGGGGATAGCTGGTCCTGCCACCACGACCGGGATTGCCGGCGCCAGCGCATCGATCTGCTGCGCCGCCGCGTCGACGCGCTGGCGCAGGTCGAAGCTCGACAGCGCCCAGAGGATGGCGGCCAGGAGCAGCGCCACGATGGCGACGATCCAGGCGCCGCGCGCCGATTTCGGCGCGACATGGGGTGCGGCGACAGGTTCCCATGGCGGCGACAATTCGCGATCGTAGGGGCCGCGGACCCGCCGGATGATCCGGTAGAGCTCGTGGCGAAGCCGGCTCAGCCTTCCCTGACCGCCCTCCATGACCCGGTACTTGCCGGAAAATCCGACCGCAAGGCAGATCGCCATGAATTCCAGGCCGTCGATATTCTCGTCCGGCTGCCGGCGCATCTGATTGAGCAATTCGTAGAAGCGCTCGCCACCCCATGTTTCGTTGTAGAGCGAGCTGACGAGACTGCGCCCGGCCCAGACGGCCTGGCCGCCCCATTCGGTGTTGAGGATGATGTCGTCGAGCGTCGCGGCAATCGCGTAGCGGCTCATTCGCACCAGCCGCGGCGGGACGTCGCGCGCCATCGCGGCGGTCTCGAACTGCTTGATCTCAGCCAGGATACGCTGGCGGAAGCGTTCCACGTCCTCCGGCGGGGCGCTCTCGTTCAGTCTACCCGCCAACCACAGAAGAGGTGCTGCGGCGCTGACCAACGGATTGACCGAGGCGAGATCGAACGCCTTCTCGATCGCCCCTTCCTTGCCGGATTTCAGATAGTCGCCCGTGCCGAAATCGTCCGCGAATGCGCCGTCGCTTCCCAGCAGGTCGTCGAAATCGTCGGATCGCCGCGCGCGCGGCTGGGAGAAAGCCGTCTTGAACTCGTTCTCGCCGGCTGCATCGAAGCCATTGTCGAGAAACAGGCTGTCGCTGCTCGGGCGCGAGGCTTGCCTGATCCGGGGCAAGGGCTGCCGGATGGTATCGTCGGCATCCGGTGGATCGAAGATCGGATCGCTGCTCATCGTGGGTTCCTCGATCAATCCTTGACGGCCCACAGTTCAAGTTCGATGCCGGGAAAGTCCCCGGCCACATGGATCGCCAGCCCGCCGGAGGAAGCTATCTGCTTCCAGACGGGACTTGTCCTGTCCAGTTCGAAATAGGCCTTGCCCGTGTGGTAGGGGATCTGGCGCGGTGCCGCCGTCAGCCCGCGGAGCCGAATTCCGGGGAGGGCGGCGTTGACCAATTCCCGAATCTGTTCCACCGGCCCGACCTTCGCTTGTCCGACCAGGCGCTTCACCAATGTCTCCGCCGGCATGTCCGCCCGCGCGACGAGGATGAGCGTATATTTCGAATAAATCGAGCGGTCGGGCGCCTCGGCGACACGGATGCCGTAGCGGTGCTGGACAAGCGGGATGGTCAGCGCGCCGCGTTCGAGGACGGCGCTGAGCGCCTGACGGAGCGATGTCATCACCGGCGCGAACGTCGCCTGCAGATCGTCATGGTCGTAGGCCGGGAAACTCGCGGGCCTGTGATTGGCGCGGGCGAACGTCGCAAGCTCTCCCGCGAGCGAGACCATGTTGATGTAAACGGTCTCGGGATGAACGATCGAAGCCGATGCCAGATGGGTGAAGACCGGCTGCCAGCGGTTGACGCCCTGCAGCATCAGCGTATCCGACAACTCGCCCGACGTTCCTTCGCTGCCGGCGGCGAGCCGTGAAGCGATGGCTTCACCGCGATGGTTCAGCAGTCCGACGATCTCGGTGACGAAGCCGCTGACCACCGTGGATACCCGCATGTCGAGCAGGGGCGGGATGAAGGTCTCGTCGAGGATGACGGTATTGTCCGAACGAACCTCGCCGATGCGCGCGACGCCGAGGCCAAGCAGGCCGTTGCGTTCGCTGCCCTGCGGCGCACAGCGAATGCGAAGCTTGCCGATCGTGATCGTGGCGGTGGCTTCGTCACTAGCGGTCGCATCGGAAACTGCAAGGTCATGCCCGACATAACGCGTTATCGCATCGGAAGTGTTGTCTGCCACTTCTATCCCGCCCGGTCGACGGGTCGGCAGCGTCAGGTAGACGATCTGGCCCCGCGCACTCTCGTCGAGTTCGAGCGGCTGCATGGCGCCTTCGTCTATATCGTCCGGCCAATTGAACGGCGTACCGTCCGGAAAGATGCCGGAGGCGCGTTCCACGGAAAACTTGCCGATCGAGAGAAGGTCGCGGTTGAGCTTCAGTTCGGACAGCCCCCACCCATAGCCACGAAGCCCATGGAAGAGATGCCGCGCCATCCCTTCCACATAGCGCGCTTCCTGCTGGAAGTGCTGGGCCCGAATGAACATCCCTTCGGACCAGATCACCTTACTGTCGACAGGCATGAAGTGCCTCTTCCCCCGTTGCTTGACCTGGGTCGTGAATTAGCCCCGCGCCACGGTCAATCCTGTGGCCCGAGATCGACCGAAAGCGATTTCAGGTCTGCCTTTAATTTCAGCTTCTTTTCGCCCTGGAGCGGTATCATCGCACGCCATTTGGCGTCTTGAAAGTCGCGAAAGCCGACGACCACCGCCACCAGCACCGTTCCCTCCGCCATTGGCGCCTTCACATGCGCGACACTGCCCGGCTGTACGATGAGTTCCGCCTTGCCCAGCATGGTCGGGCCCAGCGTTTTTGCATCGTTCTCCCACAATTGGCGGAAGCTGGCGTTCGCGAATGCGGTGTCGCCCGACAATAGATATACGCGAACGACCGTCGGCGAGGGCTGTCCGTCCGGCTGCGGATTTACAAGTGGCGACGCGGCGACAAGGAAGTCGAGGCCGGCATTTTGCGGCGCCGGCTTGATTTCGATTTCCTTTGCCGGCGGCTTCTTCTTGCCGAATATGCCGCACGACGCGAGGCCAAACGCCAACGCAACGATCACCAACAACCGGAGAATGCGGACCATACAACCACCCTACCCATACCGTCGCCGTCTTCGATACCTATACGCTCTCCGGATATCGTTCTCGCAGATATGACCGCAGCCGGTCGTAGAAAGCCTGCCATTCCCGGTCGCTGACGACAGCGCCCGCCACATCGACCCCTTGCGCAAGCGCTGTGACGTCAAGCTCGGGAAAAGACTCGATCAGGCTGACGACGATAGCGTCGGCGGTAGGCGACGGCGAGCCGGGAACGAGGGCTGCGGCTCTGTCAGTCGAAGCGGGAGGCGCTTCCTTCCACCAGTCCTCGGCGATCGAAGCGCCGGTGGCCGGCAGCGGCTCGGCGATTGCCGGTCCGGGCGCGGGACGGCGCTCATTTTCGCCGAACGGCCCATCCTTCACCGGCGCGCTGTCCGGCGCGACCTGGTCCGCGTCTTCGATTCCGACCGCGATGACGATGTCGCCCAGCCGGATCAGGTCGCCATGCGCGAGACGCCGGGTGGACTGGCTCCCGATCGGCTGCTCGTTCACAAAGGCGCCGTTGGTCGAGATATCGGTTACCGTAAAGCCGCCGGGTGCCGCGTCGATGCGGCAATGCTGCTTCGAGATGACCCGGGTCGAATCCGGGATCGTCCATGTGGCATCGGACGCGCGCCCGATCGTCATGCTGCCTTCCTCAAGCATATGCCGCGCCTCCACGCCTTCGGGAGGCGGCGACATGCGCAAGGAAAGCGTCAATTTCACCGGGAGGGGCCCCTTCCACCCTTGACGTGCGTCCGTTGGACGCGAAACCAGTCGTCAGCCGCGCCGCGCGGCAATTCCATAAGTTTGATAGTTCATACAGGATCGTTCGTGAAGGCGCACGTGCCAAGGAATCTCCGTTGTGGATGACTTGCGGCGCAACGTTCCCGCAGCCATCGGTCCGTCCGTCAAAAGATGATCGAGGATCGCCTCGCCCGACCCTTGATGTGGCCCGCGCTGCGAATGTCCGCCGATCCAGCCCTCGACCGGCGTGACCGCCGGGCTCCAGTCGAACGGAACGGTGAGCAGGAGTTCGCCTCCCTTCGCGATGACGCGGTCCATCTCGATCAGTCCGCCGCGTGGATCTCCCAGACAGTCGAGCACGTTCATGCCGACCGTCAGGGCGAAGGTCTCGTCGGCGAAGGGCAGGCACGATATATCGCAAATCCAGATATCGGCTCGGCCCGCAGGGGTCTGCGGGACGTTGAAGCGCCGCCGATCGTAGGTCAGGCCTATCCGGCGGCGGCCGTAGTCGACCTGCCCGCCAATCACGGCCCGGCGTGCCGTCCTTGCCAGTGAGGCACCCAGGTCGATGCCGAGCACCATGCGTCCGCCACCGGCCACGAGTTCCCGGACGGATCGCCCGGCACCGCAACCGATATCGAGGACAGGGCCTTGAGGCAGGTCGTCGGCCGCCATCGCCATCACGGAGCGCAGCGCCCGTGCGATCGCGCCGGGGCGGACGGTTACGTTTTCAGGTGGGCACTCGTCGGGGTCGAATTCGCCCCAATGGTCCCAGACGTAGGAGGAAAGATGCTGCCGTGCGGAATCGAACATGCTGCCCGGGCCTGCAGCATCGCCGATCAGGCTCTCAACGGCGGGCGGCAAGTCGGTACGGGCAAGTAGGTAGAAGAGATTGTCCTGGATGTAGCGCCGGACATCGGGAACGAGGATCGGCAATCCGTCGATCACGGGATATTCCGCCCCGCAATTGCCGCAGCGGATGATGCCTGAAATGACATCGTCGCTCTGCTGCTCCTCGACCGTCGCCACCTCGAGCCGGATCGTTTCCTCTCGCATGCGGCAATTCGGGCAGACAGGTCGAAGCGAATTGAAAATCTTTATGAGCATGCGTGGTCCTGGCCCTGACGCCAGCCGGAGGGTTTGAACGGCAGGCAGATCGGAGCCCGCTCTTGTATTCGAATGCCGGCGAGCATGAGCCCGCCGCGCCTTGAGCAGGCGGACTCTCGATTATCCGCCGATGATGACCGTCGGGCATCCCGGCGGCAGGATTTTGCCCGTCGGGCTCGGAATGGGCGCCACGCAACTGGGATGCATTGTCGGGTCGCCCACGCGTGCAGCCGGCATCTTGCCGATCAGCACGGTCGCCGAGCCCTTGAGGATATTGCCCGGCCCGCCGGGAACGCAGCCCGCCAGCATGCAGGGCTGGGACATGTCCATCATCCGTGCCGCAGGCATTTTGCCGATCAGCACCGTCGGTTCGCCCTTAATGATCGTAAGCGGCATCGCAGGATGCGGCGTGGGCGTCGGCGTGGGCGCGGCCGGATGGATCGGCGCATGGCAATGCGGCGCGTCCTGAAGAATCTTATCGCCCAAGCGAGCCGCGTTCATGCGCAGCCTCCCCCGTACCCTGTGGAACGCCCATATTCTTTGTCAGGCGTAATATATTCCAATTTGCTTCGCGGCGGTAGGTGATCTCGTCGGCAATGTTGCGGACGAAATGCATCCCGAGGCCACCGACCTCGCGCTCGCCAAGTTCGCCATCGAGCCTGGGCGGCGGAATGTCGAGCGGATTGAAGGGCGCGCCGTCATCGCGGATGTCGATGCAAAGTCTTTTGCCGGAAAAATCGAGATCGATGTCGATTCGATGGCAGGCGCCATCCCGGAACGCGTAGCTGACAAGATTGGTCAGGAGTTCGTCCACCGCCAGGTCGAGTCCCGCGAACGTGTTTTCGTCGATGCCGCAGCGCTCGCGGAATTTTTCCATTTGCAAGATCGCCGAGGCGATCTGCCTATTCTCGTTGGTGATCGAGATCGTCTCCGACATACTGTCGTCCGGTCGCCGGCTCCGCCCCTTGAAAAAGATCAGTCCGAGAACCCCGCCCGGCTGAAGACCAGCACCCGCCGCATCGAGGGCTTCCGCTGCCGACATACCCGCGCCTGCTTCGGCGATCCTGGGCGAAGGCAGCGTGCCTGCGGCGATCCATAAATATGCGCCTGGCTGAAGCGCAACGGTGGCGCATCCGGTCGTTGGGGAAGTATCGTATCCAAAAGCGGCATCTCCCAAGGCTGCGGCGCGAGTCGTTCCGGATTGAAGATCGAGCGTGGCCACCGTAACATCTGTATCCGCGCCGATAAAATGTCGGCAGGCGGCCAACGCGGCCCCCGGTTCCGTGAGTTCGGCAATGGCGGCACGTAGAAGATGTTTCAGCGAGGCCGCAGCAAGCGCGCCTTCGATACCCCCCGAGGACAAGCTTGCAACTGCGAAGCAGACGGTAGTGTCCTTTGGCCACCAGGTATCGTAAAAGCAGATACGCTCGCTCGAATCGTGCCGGGTTCCGGCGAATTCGACCTCCCGCCGAAATGGGAAGGACTGCGGTGGAAGCCCTGCGCTGATCGCACGGGCGAGTGCATCCTCCTTCTGTGCGTCGGACATCCGGTTTTTTGCCTCTTCCGTGCCGAGGGCCGCAATCGCCTCGGGATGGCATTCCATGTCAATTACGACTTACCGTGGTTTACGCGTCAACCCGGTATCAGCCCGATCGCTGGCCTGTCGAATCCTGCGCGGTGTGTCACCGCCGACCGGCGGCACACATGAACCCCGCTGGAGGCTGATGCAAAGCCAGGAAACACGATTGCGGGTGAACCGTCGCCGCTCTATCGTCAACCGGGGATCAGAAGGGGGCGACCGTGAGCCATAGTGCCGTGCTTTTGCTGCTCTTGTTGCAGGTGAAGCATTTCGTTTTCGACTTCGTGCTACAGACGTCCTACCAGGTGAAGAACAAGGGAACCTATGGACATCCAGGCGGCATTCTGCACTCCGGCTTTCATGCCGCCGCCACGGCGCTTGTTCTTCTCGTCCTGGCGGTTCCTGCCGCAGTTTTGGTCGCTATAGTCGTCGGCGAATTTCTCGTACATTACCATATCGACTGGGGTAAGGATCAGATCACCCGCCGTTTCGCGACAGGACAGAATGCCTTCTTCTGGCAGATGATCGGTCTTGACCAACTGCTTCATCAACTGACTTATCTGGCGATTGCCGCTATCCTTTACGGATCGCGATGACCGTGGGGCGGCGCCGGCCCATGGCATTCATCCGCGATCAAAGGGCCGATTGACGTCTCGGTAATTCATTCGGGATACCGTGTGCCGGTACCGTGCTGCGAGGGGGCGCGATGAAACCGTTCTGGCGCTATGCCATCGAAAGGCCGCAATGGCTGGCGGCGATTATGGCGGTGGCTCTCGCTTTGTTGCCGGTGGCGGTCTGGCTCGACCTGAAAAATCTCTCGGACGCGGGGCTGTCGACCGAAGCACGCACGCTTAACGGCGTGTTCAACGCCATCCGCGGCTATTATGCCGACAACATCGTCGCCCGGGTACAGGGCTTCAAAGGGGATAGCGTCGCCGTCCACAATTACATGGATGTCCCCGGAGCGATTCCGATACCCGCCACCCTGTCGCTGGAACTGGGAAGCATCGTGGGCGAGCATGGCTCCAACATCGGCTATCGTTTCGTGTCCGACTACCCGTTCGCCGGCCGCGCCCCTCATATACTCGATGCTTTCGAGAAGAACGCACTCGCCGATTTCCGCGCCAAGCGCGACCCGGACATGATCCGGACCTCGATCTCGGGCTCTATGTTCCAGCGGCAGATCCGCATGGCGGTTCCGGTGATCATGAGCCAGCCTTGCGTCACCTGCCACAACTCGCATCCCGACAGCCCGAAGCGAGACTGGAAGGTGGGTGACGTGCGCGCCATTCAGGAAATCACCGTTCACCAGACGATCGCCAGCAATCTTTATTCGTTCAAATATCTTCTGGGGTATCTCGCCTTCGGCGGCCTGTTCGCGGTTGCTTTTTCCCGCGTGCAATGGCGGCAGGCCAAGCATTTTCGCAAGATGAATCACGAACTTGAGGAGGCCAACGGCTTCCTCGCATCCGTTTCCATGAAGATATCGAAATATCTGTCGCCGCAGATATACAAAAGCATCTTCAGCGGCGAGAAGGACGTGACCATCTCGACGGAGCGCAAGAAGCTCACCATCTTCTTTTCCGACATCAAGGACTTCACCGAGATGTCGGAGCACCTTCAGCCGGAAGAACTCACCAGTCTCCTCAACGAGTACTTCACCGAAATGTCGGCCATCGCGCAATCCTATGGCGCGACGGTGGACAAGTTCATTGGCGACGCGATCCTCGCCTTCTTCGGCGACCCCGAAACCAAGGGCGCCCGCGAGGATGCCCGCATCTGCCTCGACATGGCGATCGCCATGCAGCGCCGTCTTGTCGCCCTGCAAGCTGAATGGCGCCATCGCGGTATACAGAAGCCCTTCGAGGTGCGCATGGGCATCAACACGGGCTATTGCAATGTCGGGAATTTCGGCAGCCTCGACCGCATGGACTACACGATCGTCGGCGCGGAGGCCAATCTGGCCGCGCGCCTCCAGTCGATCGCGGAGCCGGGCGGGATCGTGTTGAGTTACGAAACCTACGCGCTCGTCGAGGAAAGCGTAAGGGCACGCGCGCTGCCGGCGATAACGCTCAAAGGAATATCGCGAAAGATCGTGCCCTATATGGTCGAAGGTATCCACGATTCGCCCGACGCGGGTGCGACCACGATCAGCGAAATCGACAACGGCCTGACGCTTTTCCTCGATACGGCCATGCTCGATGGCGAATCTGCCGAGCGTGCCCGCCGGATACTGGAAAGGGCGATCACGGCATTGAGGAGCAAGAGCCCGGCAAGCGAAGCCGATCGTCAACCAACGCCCGGCTGGAGACCCGCCCGAGGAGGGGATTGAGGTTCGCTGTGGCAGGCAAGAAAATCATCTTATCAGCATACTGGATCTTCTTCGATAGCGGCTGGTACCTTAACGCCATCCAACGCAAGAATTAATCATCGTTGATGGATGATGGATGAAAAGGTAGACCACAGCCGACATCGTGCCCTCGAGCCTGCCTACCATTAGGCTAGTCGCTCTGCCGGATGTTGCGTGTCTTGCCTCTATGGGGATAAAGGCCGGGTCGTTGGCTGGCACGAATGTGCCCATTGCCGCCGACTTTGGTTTGCGCCTCAAGCCGAGATCGTTCAATGTGAAAACGAGACGTATTAGGGCTGACCTGTAATGGACATCACTGAAAGCCGCCGTGGTGGGATTCTGGTCGTCGCTCCAATCGGACGGATCGACAGTAACACCTCGCCGGGTTTTGGCAGGCATATGAATGCTGCCATCGACCGTGGAGACATCAATATCGTTGTTGACATGGCCGGACTTGACTACATCAGCAGTACCGGACTTTCGGTCTTCCTGTCTTCGGCCAAGAAAATAAAGATTGCAGGCGGGAGCATGGCGCTGAGCGGCCTCAACAGCCGTATTCGTCTGGTATTCGAGATGAGTGGATTCCTGCGCCTCTTTCCCGTCTTTCCCAGCGTTGACGCGGCTACAGCGGGGTAAACGTCCGCAGGTCCCGGAGAAACG encodes:
- a CDS encoding type VI secretion protein IcmF/TssM N-terminal domain-containing protein; the protein is MPARANIATLLGLLVALAASWLIWRDARLASPGLHFAASVAPLVLWGFLPVFLGWYGRRRDARGDTGRAMAVRDQKRAALAFLKNRGLSGFRARYRVPLFLVLGPGGSGKSSILKQSDLQLGNGVRIGDAVWWAGKEGIFVEAPLGTGHETILQLTTLLAALRPDLPLNGILLVLAPADLALADSIEYETLTQATTESIREIERRTRRRYPVYLLLSKVDLAPGFREFFDRHEPQERQQAWGFGLPFEGLARPQGGEAGDKALTDGFRGILTALRLRLIEWLSREGDPIRSGRIQSFGAQIATISDTIRPMLEALFPDDRPDWKGAALRGVFLTSARQEALAIDPLLPEMSLRFAMPRSGTVPPDLGLDEEEHGFFISGALRKGAFQEAGLSLKESPYHIRLLLQWLAAACVVAACIGFLVLASAIHDREAAWPREAAATAATFTPVASPSQIGKTPAVLGDLKKLAALNQRIQSASEDKPRVPGFSARPKLGEALLRARRAVLQNALAPHLDAILESQLVDMDTDAKTLQDLIRLADRSAPSEEAAIRAWLEKSAEAVPAELRASFVADGLEAIKAAGGMTASAPYIAAARRIIAYKESLS
- the icmH gene encoding type IVB secretion system protein IcmH/DotU; the protein is MSSDPIFDPPDADDTIRQPLPRIRQASRPSSDSLFLDNGFDAAGENEFKTAFSQPRARRSDDFDDLLGSDGAFADDFGTGDYLKSGKEGAIEKAFDLASVNPLVSAAAPLLWLAGRLNESAPPEDVERFRQRILAEIKQFETAAMARDVPPRLVRMSRYAIAATLDDIILNTEWGGQAVWAGRSLVSSLYNETWGGERFYELLNQMRRQPDENIDGLEFMAICLAVGFSGKYRVMEGGQGRLSRLRHELYRIIRRVRGPYDRELSPPWEPVAAPHVAPKSARGAWIVAIVALLLAAILWALSSFDLRQRVDAAAQQIDALAPAIPVVVAGPAIPNIPEPVKPKTQMERLQGFLAPDIAAKHVELVKEDDKIAIRMLNASFPSGGVDLASASDPLVGRIAAALNHEKGPIVVSGNTDNVAVPYGSKLGDNMAISKARADSAASVLRKGLDDPSRVTTVGRGSNDPIASNSTAEGRERNRRVEFLIDAEAAN
- the tssK gene encoding type VI secretion system baseplate subunit TssK — protein: MPVDSKVIWSEGMFIRAQHFQQEARYVEGMARHLFHGLRGYGWGLSELKLNRDLLSIGKFSVERASGIFPDGTPFNWPDDIDEGAMQPLELDESARGQIVYLTLPTRRPGGIEVADNTSDAITRYVGHDLAVSDATASDEATATITIGKLRIRCAPQGSERNGLLGLGVARIGEVRSDNTVILDETFIPPLLDMRVSTVVSGFVTEIVGLLNHRGEAIASRLAAGSEGTSGELSDTLMLQGVNRWQPVFTHLASASIVHPETVYINMVSLAGELATFARANHRPASFPAYDHDDLQATFAPVMTSLRQALSAVLERGALTIPLVQHRYGIRVAEAPDRSIYSKYTLILVARADMPAETLVKRLVGQAKVGPVEQIRELVNAALPGIRLRGLTAAPRQIPYHTGKAYFELDRTSPVWKQIASSGGLAIHVAGDFPGIELELWAVKD
- the tssJ gene encoding type VI secretion system lipoprotein TssJ; translated protein: MVRILRLLVIVALAFGLASCGIFGKKKPPAKEIEIKPAPQNAGLDFLVAASPLVNPQPDGQPSPTVVRVYLLSGDTAFANASFRQLWENDAKTLGPTMLGKAELIVQPGSVAHVKAPMAEGTVLVAVVVGFRDFQDAKWRAMIPLQGEKKLKLKADLKSLSVDLGPQD
- a CDS encoding type VI secretion system-associated FHA domain protein, which encodes MKLTLSLRMSPPPEGVEARHMLEEGSMTIGRASDATWTIPDSTRVISKQHCRIDAAPGGFTVTDISTNGAFVNEQPIGSQSTRRLAHGDLIRLGDIVIAVGIEDADQVAPDSAPVKDGPFGENERRPAPGPAIAEPLPATGASIAEDWWKEAPPASTDRAAALVPGSPSPTADAIVVSLIESFPELDVTALAQGVDVAGAVVSDREWQAFYDRLRSYLRERYPESV
- a CDS encoding methyltransferase domain-containing protein, with the translated sequence MREETIRLEVATVEEQQSDDVISGIIRCGNCGAEYPVIDGLPILVPDVRRYIQDNLFYLLARTDLPPAVESLIGDAAGPGSMFDSARQHLSSYVWDHWGEFDPDECPPENVTVRPGAIARALRSVMAMAADDLPQGPVLDIGCGAGRSVRELVAGGGRMVLGIDLGASLARTARRAVIGGQVDYGRRRIGLTYDRRRFNVPQTPAGRADIWICDISCLPFADETFALTVGMNVLDCLGDPRGGLIEMDRVIAKGGELLLTVPFDWSPAVTPVEGWIGGHSQRGPHQGSGEAILDHLLTDGPMAAGTLRRKSSTTEIPWHVRLHERSCMNYQTYGIAARRG
- a CDS encoding PAAR domain-containing protein, producing the protein MNAARLGDKILQDAPHCHAPIHPAAPTPTPTPHPAMPLTIIKGEPTVLIGKMPAARMMDMSQPCMLAGCVPGGPGNILKGSATVLIGKMPAARVGDPTMHPSCVAPIPSPTGKILPPGCPTVIIGG
- a CDS encoding ATP-binding protein gives rise to the protein MSAAEALDAAGAGLQPGGVLGLIFFKGRSRRPDDSMSETISITNENRQIASAILQMEKFRERCGIDENTFAGLDLAVDELLTNLVSYAFRDGACHRIDIDLDFSGKRLCIDIRDDGAPFNPLDIPPPRLDGELGEREVGGLGMHFVRNIADEITYRREANWNILRLTKNMGVPQGTGEAAHERGSLGR
- a CDS encoding DUF3307 domain-containing protein, with the protein product MSHSAVLLLLLLQVKHFVFDFVLQTSYQVKNKGTYGHPGGILHSGFHAAATALVLLVLAVPAAVLVAIVVGEFLVHYHIDWGKDQITRRFATGQNAFFWQMIGLDQLLHQLTYLAIAAILYGSR
- a CDS encoding adenylate/guanylate cyclase domain-containing protein; translation: MKPFWRYAIERPQWLAAIMAVALALLPVAVWLDLKNLSDAGLSTEARTLNGVFNAIRGYYADNIVARVQGFKGDSVAVHNYMDVPGAIPIPATLSLELGSIVGEHGSNIGYRFVSDYPFAGRAPHILDAFEKNALADFRAKRDPDMIRTSISGSMFQRQIRMAVPVIMSQPCVTCHNSHPDSPKRDWKVGDVRAIQEITVHQTIASNLYSFKYLLGYLAFGGLFAVAFSRVQWRQAKHFRKMNHELEEANGFLASVSMKISKYLSPQIYKSIFSGEKDVTISTERKKLTIFFSDIKDFTEMSEHLQPEELTSLLNEYFTEMSAIAQSYGATVDKFIGDAILAFFGDPETKGAREDARICLDMAIAMQRRLVALQAEWRHRGIQKPFEVRMGINTGYCNVGNFGSLDRMDYTIVGAEANLAARLQSIAEPGGIVLSYETYALVEESVRARALPAITLKGISRKIVPYMVEGIHDSPDAGATTISEIDNGLTLFLDTAMLDGESAERARRILERAITALRSKSPASEADRQPTPGWRPARGGD
- a CDS encoding STAS domain-containing protein — encoded protein: MDITESRRGGILVVAPIGRIDSNTSPGFGRHMNAAIDRGDINIVVDMAGLDYISSTGLSVFLSSAKKIKIAGGSMALSGLNSRIRLVFEMSGFLRLFPVFPSVDAATAG